A genomic stretch from Petrimonas mucosa includes:
- the trmB gene encoding tRNA (guanosine(46)-N7)-methyltransferase TrmB: MGKNKLSKFADMATYPNVFQYTFSTLQQGGFPLKGKWRTDYFRNDNPVVLELGCGKGEYTVGLAQLFPEKNFIGIDIKGARMWTGATQALNEKLANVAFLRTHIELIHHFFAENEVSEIWITFPDPQMSKVNKRLTSTRFMRTYSQILGERGEIHLKTDSNFLYTYTKAMIEENGLTVLTDTDDLYGSGICDKVLTIQTFYEQQWRARGLTIKYLRFLSQKKENWKEPDIKIEKDEYRSFGRDARL, translated from the coding sequence ATGGGAAAAAACAAGTTGTCGAAATTTGCGGATATGGCCACCTATCCGAATGTTTTTCAATATACCTTCTCTACATTGCAACAAGGAGGCTTTCCGCTCAAGGGGAAGTGGAGAACCGATTATTTTAGGAACGACAATCCGGTCGTGCTCGAACTGGGATGTGGAAAAGGAGAATACACGGTGGGACTGGCACAGCTGTTTCCCGAAAAGAACTTTATCGGGATCGATATAAAAGGGGCCCGGATGTGGACCGGTGCCACTCAGGCGTTGAATGAAAAACTGGCCAATGTGGCTTTTCTGCGTACCCATATCGAGCTGATCCACCATTTCTTTGCAGAGAACGAGGTGTCGGAGATCTGGATTACCTTTCCCGATCCGCAGATGTCCAAGGTCAACAAGCGGCTTACTTCCACCCGCTTCATGAGAACCTACAGTCAGATCCTGGGGGAGCGTGGTGAGATCCATCTGAAGACCGACAGCAACTTCCTTTATACCTATACCAAAGCCATGATCGAAGAGAACGGCCTGACGGTTTTAACGGACACCGATGATCTGTATGGATCAGGAATCTGCGATAAAGTATTAACTATTCAAACTTTTTATGAACAACAGTGGCGTGCGCGCGGTTTAACCATCAAATATCTCCGATTCCTGAGCCAGAAGAAGGAAAACTGGAAGGAGCCGGATATCAAGATTGAAAAAGATGAATACCGAAGCTTTGGCCGTGATGCCCGTCTCTAG
- the gdhA gene encoding NADP-specific glutamate dehydrogenase, producing the protein MKVNDIMTQLEAKHPGESEYLQAVREVLTSIEEVYNQHPEFEKAGIVERMVEPDRIFTFRVPWVDDNGKVHVNIGYRVQFNGAIGPYKGGIRFHPSVTLSTLKFLGFEQTFKNALTTLPMGGGKGGSDFSPKGRSDAEIMRFCQAFVTELWRDLGPDTDVPAGDIGVGGREVGYMFGMYKKLAREHTGTFTGKGRSFGGSRLRPEATGFGALYFVNRMCETHNIDLKGKTVAVSGFGNVAWGATMKATELGAKVVTISGPDGYIYDEEGINTPEKFNYMLELRNSGNDVVAPYADEFPNAEFFPGKKPWERKVDIALPCAIQNELNLEDARKLKENGVMLVAEVSNMGCTAEAVDFFIENKILFGPGKAVNAGGVACSGLEMTQNAMHISWSNEEVDRWLHQIMNDIHEQCVAHGREGDYINYVKGANIAGFMKVADAMMAQGVL; encoded by the coding sequence ATGAAAGTAAATGACATAATGACACAGCTCGAGGCCAAACATCCCGGGGAGAGTGAATACCTACAGGCGGTTAGAGAGGTATTGACCTCAATCGAAGAGGTTTACAATCAGCACCCGGAGTTTGAGAAGGCGGGAATTGTGGAACGGATGGTGGAACCCGACAGGATTTTCACCTTCAGGGTACCTTGGGTAGACGACAATGGAAAGGTTCATGTAAACATCGGCTACCGTGTTCAGTTCAACGGGGCCATCGGTCCCTACAAGGGGGGCATTCGCTTCCACCCTTCAGTAACCCTCTCCACCCTTAAATTCCTGGGGTTTGAGCAGACATTCAAAAATGCACTGACCACACTACCGATGGGTGGAGGAAAAGGGGGATCGGACTTCTCGCCCAAAGGTCGTTCAGATGCAGAGATCATGCGTTTCTGCCAGGCCTTTGTCACCGAACTCTGGCGCGATCTGGGTCCCGACACCGACGTTCCTGCCGGCGATATCGGAGTAGGTGGACGCGAAGTGGGTTATATGTTCGGCATGTACAAGAAGCTGGCCCGCGAACATACGGGTACTTTTACAGGAAAGGGACGCTCATTTGGAGGATCACGGCTTAGACCGGAAGCCACCGGATTTGGAGCCCTCTACTTTGTAAACCGGATGTGCGAGACCCACAACATCGATCTGAAAGGCAAAACAGTAGCGGTATCCGGTTTTGGTAACGTTGCCTGGGGTGCCACCATGAAGGCGACCGAACTGGGAGCCAAAGTGGTCACCATCTCCGGTCCCGACGGCTATATATACGACGAAGAGGGAATCAACACTCCCGAAAAATTCAATTACATGTTGGAGCTCAGGAATTCGGGGAACGATGTGGTAGCCCCATATGCCGACGAGTTTCCGAATGCGGAGTTCTTTCCCGGCAAGAAACCATGGGAACGCAAAGTAGATATTGCACTGCCCTGTGCCATCCAGAACGAGCTGAACCTGGAGGATGCCAGGAAACTGAAAGAAAATGGGGTAATGCTTGTGGCAGAAGTATCCAACATGGGTTGTACGGCAGAGGCGGTCGATTTCTTCATCGAGAACAAGATTCTGTTCGGCCCCGGCAAAGCTGTAAACGCAGGCGGGGTAGCATGCTCCGGACTGGAAATGACCCAGAACGCCATGCATATCTCCTGGAGCAATGAAGAGGTGGACAGATGGCTGCATCAGATCATGAACGATATCCATGAACAGTGTGTTGCTCACGGGAGGGAAGGAGATTATATCAATTACGTCAAAGGTGCCAACATTGCAGGCTTCATGAAAGTGGCCGATGCCATGATGGCCCAAGGCGTATTGTGA